GCTATCAAGGAAAGCCCGGAGACGGAAATCAGTTTACGATTCGAATTGGAAACTGATGTAAGTCCGATGCTGGAGGACCGATGTGCGATGTCGGGCTTAGCTAAGTCATAATCCTGTCCATTCTCGATTTTCCAGAGGGTTTACAGAGTCAAAGCATCTTTCCAATTTTCCAACCTTCCAATTTTACCACTTCAGAAGACTAAACCAACATGCCTTTTTCAAAAAGACTACTTCTCCTTGCCGTTTTCTTTGGATTTGCTTTCTCAGCTTTTGGGCAAAGTAAACCTCTGATTGGGCAAGTCCTAGACTCGCTCAATCGACCGATTCCCTATGCCAATGTGGTGGCTATTAACCAAAGCACTCAAAAAATCGGTGGCTTTGGGATTACCAATGACGAAGGGCGATTCAAAATTACATTGGCGCCGGGAGCGGAATACCTGCTTAGAATTTCCTTTGTGGGTTTTCAGAAGTTCGAAATGCCGGTGAAAGAATGGGATTCTGAGGTGTCCTTTCAGATCAAATTGAAGCAAAGTGATACCGAATTGGGACTGGTCGAGGTAGTTTCAGAAATGCCTGTCACCATGAAAGGTGATACGCTGACCTATAAAACGGATGCATTCACTACCGGTACGGAACGAAAACTGGAAGATGTCCTCGAAAAGCTGCCGGGCTTTCAGGTGGATGAAAACGGAGAGGTAAAAGTTCAGGGTAAAAAGGTGGACAAGGTCTTGGTAGATGGGAAAACATTCTTTGATGGCGATACCAAGTTGGCCACTAAAAATCTCCCTGCCAATGCGGTGGACCGGGTGCAGGTATTGAAAAATTTCAATGAGGTTTCGCCGATTCGGGGATTGGACACGAATGAGACTCTTGCTTTGAATATCGAGTTGAAAGACGGAAAAAAGAACATGGTCTTTGGAGACTTGGAGGCAGGAGTAGGTCCTCAGAAGCGATATCTCGGTCATGCAAATGTCTTTTACTATGCTCCTAAGACCAATATCAATTTAATCGGAGGTAGTAATAATGTAGGTGAGCAAACCTTTACTCTTCAAGATTACTTCCGGTTTAGTGGAGGAATGGCTGGATTGGGAGGTAAAGCGGGTTCCCGTGTCCAATTAAATGGGGATGATTTGGGGATTCCAATGGCCAATCGAACCAATGCTGCTCAATTGGATACAGATTTGGGAGCTCTGAATTTCAATTTTACGCCCTCCAAAAAATGGCGTCATGCCGGATTTGTGATTGCTTCCAATTCTAAAAATGAATTGGGTAGCACTTCTTTTCGAACTTATTTGAATGGTGAAGGAAATAATCAGGAAATTCTAGCCTCGGCCAGTCAAGTCGAAAACAAATCGGCTCTTGCCAAATATGCCTTGACTTTTACCCCAAAGGAGGAGACTTACTTGAAATACAGTCTTTTTGGAAAGCTCGCTTCGATCTCCAATGGAAATCAACTTGCTTCAAGTTTTAATCAACAGTTTGCGCAAACTTTCCAATCGCTGAATACCCGACGTCCCTATTCTATGCAACAAAAGCTAGAATGGTATCATGCGCCAAGCGATCGACATGTTTTTTCTACGGAGCTCAACTGGGAGTCCAAATTCACTGATCCTGTATTTGATCTTACCACCAACTTGAGGCCGCTACTCGGCTTGGTTCGGATTCCAGAATCAGAAGAGTATCAATTAATCCAGGCTCAGGAAATTTCTACCCAAACGCTAGAGGGAGCTTTCAATTATTACTATATCCTCAATCCCACCAATCACCTCAATTGGTCGCTGGGGTATCAGCATTTTTCGCAGCGGCTTATGGGATCATTGGCTCAGGCGGGCTTTGAAAATAGTTTCGAAGAATTTGCCAACGATACTGAATTTGGTCTTCAGGATCTCTATTTGGGAACCACTTGGAAGACCAAATGGAAAAAATGGATTTTGAGCCCTTCCGTCTTTTTACATCGATACACTTGGAGCGATCAGCAAGGACCTGGAGAATTCAATTTCGATAAAGTCCTAGCCTTGCCGGCAATGTATGCGAAATGGAATATCAAATCTAACCGCTCCTTGACCTATCGATTCCAGACAGAGGCTAATTTTATGGATATCCAGAAATTAGCTCAAGGCTTGGTTCTTCAGGATTATAATGCGGTATTCCAAGGAAATCGACAATTGGAAAATGGATTGTTTGATACGCACACCTTGAGTTATACTCACTTTGATATGTTTTCGGGGCTTACCGTTTTTGGTAATTTGAATTATCAGCGCAAGCGCAATGAGGTGACCACTACCACCGACTTTGCAGGAATCAACCGTTTACTTTCCCTCGTGAATATCCAGCCAATCAATGAGACGCTCAATGGAGAGGTGCGCCTGGACAAAGCACTAGACAAATTTAAGTTTGAACTTGGTGGACGTTGGAATTCATTTTCCACCAATTTGATTTTGAATGATTTGCCTGCCCAAAATCTTCAATTTGCCCAGACTTACGATACGCGAGTCACAACGACTTTTTTCAAGGTTTTGGAAATTGATTTGGGCTATTCTTTTACTGCTAATAACTATACCTCCGGCCCTATCCAAAATACTTTTACGACGCATAGCCCAAAGATTGAAATTGATTTGGATCTCCTGAAAGGACTAAAACTGAATGCAGATTACACCTATAATGCCTATCTCAATCAAGCTGCCCGAACGCGAAGTGATTTTGATTTCCTAAACACCTTTTTAAGCTATCGATCTGCAAAAAGTCCATGGGAGTTTAGATTGTCTGTGTGGAATCTTTTGGATACGCGCGCGATTCGAAGAGATAGTTTCAATGAAAACCTGATCAGTACCTATTCCTATTTGGTGCAGCCAAGGTATGGCTTGTTGACGGTAAAGTTTGACCTCTAGTTGCTATCAAAAACCCGGGTATTTTCTGGGTTTTTGATTTTTAAAAAGGCTAGGGATGGTTTTAGGATTTTGATAAAAGACCAAACTCTACCTTTCCCTTTCCATCAGGAGTAGTGTAGAAAGGTCGCTTTTCGATTTCATAGTTTTTATCGGGAGGAATTCCCAAGGCATGGTAAATGGTCTGGTGGATTCCGTCGATTTTGATTGGGTTTTCGATGGTCTTACATGGGCGCTCGTCAGCAGTTTTGCCAAAAACATGTCCCCGCTTGATCCCTCCTCCAAACATCAGGACCGAACAGCCGTCAGTGAAATGCCTGTGCATGCCGTAGTTTTTCATATCCTCGATGATATCGGGCACTTCTACTTGGTCTTGGACTTTGAGATCAGGTCGTCCTTCCATCAGCATGTCTCTGCTGAATTCACTGGCGATGATCACCATGGTGCGGTCAAGCTTGCCACTTTGATCTAGATCTTTGATAAGTTGGGCAATAGGACCATCGATCAGTTTCTTCATGTCTTTCAGTCGGGTGTGCCCGTTGTCGTGCGTATCCCAACCGAAAAATGGCTCATATTCAGTAGTCACAGTGATGTATCGAGCGCCTTGATCCACGAGTCTTTTGGCCAATAGGCACCCCAGTCCAAAGCGTCCCGTGTTGTACTTATCATAACTTTCCTTGGGTTCCTGACTGAGGTCAAAGGCTTTGGCTTCGGGAGAATTGAGCAGCATGTAGGCCTGTTCCATAGATCTTTTCAAAGATTCCTTTTGGTAATCCGAACCAAATTCTCCCATAGGACTGGCGGCGACCAAGTCATTGTAGAGCTGATTTCTACCTTCGAATCGCTTGTAATCCATACCTACGGGAGGTCTCACTGCTTCCAATCCGGTAGATGGGTCGGGAATCAAAAATGGCCCATACTCTGAACCCAAAAACCCTGCAGAGTGAAAGGCTTTGAGTTCTTCCCCTTCACCGACTGTAAAGCGCTGCCCAATATTTATAAAGGGAGGAATGACCGGATTGAGTGGGCCTTTTTCCTTGGCAATCCAACTGCCCAGATGAGGAACGACCACGGATTGTGGCGGTTCATAGCAGGTGTGAAAGTGGTATTGATGTCTTGTATGGAGAATGTGCCCCAAATCAGCCGCTTGATAGGATCGGATCAAGGTTCCTTTGTCCAGCACTGATGCGATATTTTCCAATCCTTCGGAAAGGAAAATGCCATCCAGTTTTGTGGGGATAGAAGGAAAAGTACTCAGCACTTCCTTGGCTTCCATTCCCTTGCGGAATGGGGTGAATTTTTTAGGATCAAAGGTTTCGGTATGAGCCATGCCTCCGGCCATAAAAAGCAAAATCACCGAGTCGGCGGTGGTGGGGATTTTACTTTCACAGGAGGAAAGCAACCCGGCCAATGGAGCCCCCATTCCCATGGTTGTGATGGCTGCTGCACTGGTTTTCTTAAGAAAGTCGCGTCGGGTCTGAAGGTATTTCATAGGTTGTAGTTCTTATTAACTATCTGCAGAATTCAGAATTTTTTGTTCTCTTCAACATTCTTGGCTGGAAGACCGATGACTGAAGACCGAAGGGTTTTCTTCCGTCTTCTGTCTTCCTTCCAAGGAAAAAAGAGGAATTTTCCGATTGGTTCCGAACCATAGGTCATAGATATTTTCATCAATAGATCAATTGGAATTCGGGTAAGAGAAAGACTGCCCAAAGCAAGTCTTGGACGGATGAAGGATTGGGATTGGGACCGAGTGCTTTTTGAGCCACTTCCAGTTCTTGAGGACTTGGTTTTCGGAGCAGGGCTTTGGTGTAGAGATTTTCTGTCAGTGCTACTGGATCAGCGAATGCAACGGTCCATTTTTCGCCTCCTTTTACCAGTGATTTATTCAGCTTTTTACCATTGCTGAGTTCCAGAGCTTGGAGCAAGCTCGCTTGGGAATCTCTGCTTGTTGATACAATTTCTCTGTTGGGTCGCCCCAAGGCTTTTAAAAATTCATTGTTAGCCACCAAAGATGCCCTTGCAAAACTCAGGTTGGTTTTCGCCTCGGGTATCAGCTGGTAGGGACGGAATTTGACTTCGACTGAATCAAAAAGTGGGGCAGAAATTTCAGCAACAGCATCTGAAAATTGCTCTGCGGTGATTCGACGACGAATAACTCCTTGGAATTTGAAGTCTTCTGACATCAACTTTTCGGCAGAGGAAACAGCAACTGAAGGACTTTGGTAGATTTTTGAAGTAGTAATCTGATAGATTAGCCGCTTGAGGTCATAGCCATTTTCCACGAAATCCACGGCCAACCAATCCAACAAATCCTGACTCCAAGGTTCATTGTCCATTTCGTCCACGGGTTCTACCATGCCTCGGCCCATAAGCTGTTTCCAGATTCGGTTGACTACCGTGCGGTACATCCTCCCGTTTGCAGGTTGAACAAGTTGGTCGGCAAGTTGGCGGAGCTTCTCTGCTTTGGTGGCAAGGGAATCAATTTCTCCAAGCTCTTCCCAGAGGATTTTGGTTTGGGCTAGTTTGCCAGTTGGTTGCTCGCAGCGGCTTACTTCCAGAGTGGAATCTGCAAAAATATTGGCAAAAGCATAAGCCTGATCCAGTTTCCAGTCGCTGATAAAGCTATCGTGGCAAGAGGCACATTTCAGATTTAATCCCAAAAGAACCTGCCCGACATTTTGAGCCGCTTGCATTTCGGTTCGCTGGGAGGCATTGACGGTCCCTCGCCAGCGGATACCTTCTATAAAGCCTTTGGATTTTTGAGTTGGATTGAGCAGCTCCCGGACAAATTGATCGTAGGGTTTATTTTCTCTGATCGAGGTATAAAGCCAGTCTGTGATAGCGAATCGTC
Above is a window of Algoriphagus sanaruensis DNA encoding:
- a CDS encoding DUF1501 domain-containing protein, which produces MKYLQTRRDFLKKTSAAAITTMGMGAPLAGLLSSCESKIPTTADSVILLFMAGGMAHTETFDPKKFTPFRKGMEAKEVLSTFPSIPTKLDGIFLSEGLENIASVLDKGTLIRSYQAADLGHILHTRHQYHFHTCYEPPQSVVVPHLGSWIAKEKGPLNPVIPPFINIGQRFTVGEGEELKAFHSAGFLGSEYGPFLIPDPSTGLEAVRPPVGMDYKRFEGRNQLYNDLVAASPMGEFGSDYQKESLKRSMEQAYMLLNSPEAKAFDLSQEPKESYDKYNTGRFGLGCLLAKRLVDQGARYITVTTEYEPFFGWDTHDNGHTRLKDMKKLIDGPIAQLIKDLDQSGKLDRTMVIIASEFSRDMLMEGRPDLKVQDQVEVPDIIEDMKNYGMHRHFTDGCSVLMFGGGIKRGHVFGKTADERPCKTIENPIKIDGIHQTIYHALGIPPDKNYEIEKRPFYTTPDGKGKVEFGLLSKS
- a CDS encoding TonB-dependent receptor, translated to MPFSKRLLLLAVFFGFAFSAFGQSKPLIGQVLDSLNRPIPYANVVAINQSTQKIGGFGITNDEGRFKITLAPGAEYLLRISFVGFQKFEMPVKEWDSEVSFQIKLKQSDTELGLVEVVSEMPVTMKGDTLTYKTDAFTTGTERKLEDVLEKLPGFQVDENGEVKVQGKKVDKVLVDGKTFFDGDTKLATKNLPANAVDRVQVLKNFNEVSPIRGLDTNETLALNIELKDGKKNMVFGDLEAGVGPQKRYLGHANVFYYAPKTNINLIGGSNNVGEQTFTLQDYFRFSGGMAGLGGKAGSRVQLNGDDLGIPMANRTNAAQLDTDLGALNFNFTPSKKWRHAGFVIASNSKNELGSTSFRTYLNGEGNNQEILASASQVENKSALAKYALTFTPKEETYLKYSLFGKLASISNGNQLASSFNQQFAQTFQSLNTRRPYSMQQKLEWYHAPSDRHVFSTELNWESKFTDPVFDLTTNLRPLLGLVRIPESEEYQLIQAQEISTQTLEGAFNYYYILNPTNHLNWSLGYQHFSQRLMGSLAQAGFENSFEEFANDTEFGLQDLYLGTTWKTKWKKWILSPSVFLHRYTWSDQQGPGEFNFDKVLALPAMYAKWNIKSNRSLTYRFQTEANFMDIQKLAQGLVLQDYNAVFQGNRQLENGLFDTHTLSYTHFDMFSGLTVFGNLNYQRKRNEVTTTTDFAGINRLLSLVNIQPINETLNGEVRLDKALDKFKFELGGRWNSFSTNLILNDLPAQNLQFAQTYDTRVTTTFFKVLEIDLGYSFTANNYTSGPIQNTFTTHSPKIEIDLDLLKGLKLNADYTYNAYLNQAARTRSDFDFLNTFLSYRSAKSPWEFRLSVWNLLDTRAIRRDSFNENLISTYSYLVQPRYGLLTVKFDL